From the genome of Primulina huaijiensis isolate GDHJ02 chromosome 11, ASM1229523v2, whole genome shotgun sequence:
CAAAATTATAACTACCACTATCCATGCAACGATCACGAGTTTTAAGTGCTTCAAGAAGTCGGAAGAGGATGGAGAGTGCTAACCCAAAAGACTGCTGAAATTTCGTACTGCTTGGTAACTAAAATGGCTAGTTTTCTAACACTATATAAAGCTCGTTGCATATGTTTTCATATCATCGATaagaaaatttaagaaatatttcttaaatggCAACAGCTATGGGTTTTGCACATTTGGGATTCTTGGTTTTGTTATGCTTGAGCTTCTGCTCTGCTCGTAGGGTACTTACTGACTCTACAGATGTTGAAAAGCCAAACTTTGCACCTTCTAATTTCCAGGCTACACAGAGCACCGGTGGTATTTCCAGCTTAGGTGACTCCAAGTGGCAATCTGGCGGCAAAGGTAGTCATGGTtctggaggtggaggtggaggtggtggtggtggaggtgttAATTGTGGAGGAAATGAAGGTTGTGGCGGGTGTGGAAAttttggtggtggtggtggtggtggcggtGGTGGTGGCGGTGGCGGCGGCTATTGTGGCGGGTGTGGGAACTTTGGTTGTGGTGGTGAATTTGGTGGTGGCTACTGTGGTGGCAATGGAGGTTGTGGTTGCGGCTACGCCTGTGGTGGTGGTGGAAATTATCAGGGCGGCTGCTACGATCCCCCGCCTCCTTCTTGTTGCCCAGTTTCTTGCCCACCAGTTTCAAATTGTTGCCCCGTCGGGTGCTCGTCCGGTTATGGACAACAAAAAGTTGCTGCGCAACATTGGGCTAACTGGCAGGCCCCACCAAAGCCACAAGTCAGGCAGCATAACTGGGACAACTCCCTATCGAGCCCAGAAATGCCCCACTCGCAGGCCCCACCAAGACCACAAGACAGTCACGATGAACACAAAACCTACATGAAGAAAACTGAAAATGATGAAATTCATAGCGAGCCCAAATTGAATGCCGACGATGATTCAAAGCCCAATCATTCAGACAAAGAGAGAGAGCTCGAACAGATGACCGAACTAGATGGTAAGAATCAGGCAGAACAACCAGGCTCGGATGGCCAAACGCAGGAAGATATTTCCAAGAACTGAGTCCATGAACTGAACTGTAAACTCTTGTCCATGAACTAAACTGTAAACTCTGTATAGCGGTGAGGTTATACGGAGAAATAATACTGGGTACAACAGCCATTTTCATGTATGGTTACGAAATAAAGTGATACaattatatgttgaaataaaagaatatagATTTCTTGAaatcattatataaaatattttacaatctATCTTGCCTATCTGTTTAAGCTTCTCTGACTGGTATTTAAGAATAAAGATGCAAAAACGCAAGCCATTCATTCATCTACATGAATATTACAATATATCTGATTCTGAAATTTCCTATCCATTGCTTTATCGTGGCATTGAAGAAGACCTTGGTATCATTTCTGGCAAAATTCTTAAAGAAGAAGGGGAAGAAACTGAAGCTGAGGGCCGAAAGAAAGGAGTACCGATCTGACTAGAACTCTGGTCAGTAAATGGCAAATCAATGCTAATGACAGCATGAGGTTGCAACTCTATTTCTGCACCTTTTTCGGGAGCAAATATAGGACTATCTGGCAAGTGATTATCGTCTTCCTCAACTGATGCTACTGTGCTCGTGTCTGTGTGCACAGTGGAATCGTCAGTGAAATGGCCATGCCTTCTCCTTCTCCTAGCTTCCCTTCCCCATCCATGGATTGTTTCTCTTATTCTTTTTGGAATCAAGGCTGCTTTGTAGTTTGTTCCCATCTAAGAAATAAAACATACCGTGATGTTTACACAATGTTCAATTTTTCTATGATTGTTTAATATGCAGAATACCTGAGTAACAAGTGCATAGAGTGGTAAGGTGCTGTAGCTGCACAAAAACTGTCCGGAAAACCTGACGACAGAAGCTAAACTCTGAGACTCGTGAAAGGTAATAATAGAAGGTTAAATATGTCgtaacaacttaaaaatatatgcatACCCCACGAAGAGACGGATATAAACAAGCAAGTGGTTCTTTATGAAGCATGAATTGTATCCAAATTGCCACTGCGTTCGACGGTACAGATATAAGAGAACTAACATTCATCTGGTTGACAAAAAAGAACAAAACATTCCACAGGCTTCTAGTGTTATAACTTTAACTTAGCATTTTAAACGTACTGTTTCCAagttaatttaaattgtatacGAAGGAAGCAAAGCAACATAATGGAAGAAAGAGTACCCAGAACCAAAAAAAGGAAGCCAGCTCAAATGCATTCTGCAAGTATCATAGAATGGTTAGTATCACCATGAGGATATGTATCACGAAAATTTTGAAGAACATCAAAATTATTGTTCCATGATTTCAATTTTACTGGCCAACCTGGAATAAGATAAAATGAATCAAGGACAACAACAATTCTGGCTTATTGAACCAAAACAATTCATCTCTGAGTTTGAACTTAAGACCGGAAAAACTCCCACTTATTCCTGCACTCTCCAGTGCCAGGGTTGCTATAACATGTTGCAGTTTAGTGCCCACAAGAAGAACAAGCTGCAAAACGTGACAAATCATGTAATAATGATGGCAAAAGAGCAGTTCCTCTCTTGCTGTGCATGGCAAGATTAAAGAAATCACAATATCCTCAAGAAATGAACCacataaaatatgaaaactGATATAAGTTTCAACTTCCAGTTAGAAGAACTTACTGTCACAGGAATTAGTGCAATCCAGAAATAGAGATTAGACCCTGCAAT
Proteins encoded in this window:
- the LOC140987930 gene encoding MLO-like protein 11 isoform X2, coding for MKEELMLLGFISLLLTATSSIISNICIPSKFYDGVFAPCTRHEVGEERENNRLKEGRFLITGLNRNTCRENYEPFVSYEGLEQLHRFIFVMAVTHISYSCLTMLLAIVKIHSWRAWENEARMDRYNTLSEITTLTMRRQSTFVRVHTSNPMDRNRFLVWVTCFFRQFGRSVVRADYLSLRQGFFANHNLPSTYDFHSYMIRSMEEEFQRIVGVSAPLWGFVVAFMLFNIKGSNLYFWIALIPVTLVLLVGTKLQHVIATLALESAGISGSFSGLKFKLRDELFWFNKPELLLSLIHFILFQNAFELASFFWFWWQFGYNSCFIKNHLLVYIRLFVGFSGQFLCSYSTLPLYALVTQMGTNYKAALIPKRIRETIHGWGREARRRRRHGHFTDDSTVHTDTSTVASVEEDDNHLPDSPIFAPEKGAEIELQPHAVISIDLPFTDQSSSQIGTPFFRPSASVSSPSSLRILPEMIPRSSSMPR